Sequence from the Clostridium botulinum genome:
TCAACATTAGATTTAAGACTTATAAAAATAAAAAAATATGAAAAACATAAAAAAGGATCTAGAATTGAATTTATAACTGGATCAAAGGCTGTAAGTGATTCTTTAGAAAAAGATTCATTTGCAAATTCTATGTGTAAATACTTGAATTGCAATGAAAAAGAAGCTTTAAATGGAATCGAAAATTTGAAATTAGAGTTAAAAAATGTACTGAATGAAAATAAAAATATAAGCATTGAACTTTCAAACTATGAAATTAAAGAAATTATAGAAAATTCAGCTCAAATTAATGATATAAACATTATTAAATATGTATATAATAATAAAACCTTAAAATTTGTTAATACAATAATTTCACAGATAACAGAGAAAGATAATAAAATTGCTCTAATTGCACTAGTAAATGATGATAAAATAAACCTTATATTTTCATGTTCTAAAAATATAAAAAATGTTAATATGGGTGAATTATTAAAAGATGCAATAGTTCTTATAGATGGACGTGGTGGTGGAAATCAAACTATGGCACAAGGTGCTGGCAAGAATTTATTAAACTTAGATAATACATTAGACTATGCTTTTAATAAGCTTAAAAGTATATTATAAAATTTATGAAATACTTAATAATTTTATTAAAAATTAAAACTTATCAAGAATAAGCTACTACTTAATTATTTATTAGCTGAAAATAACTAAATAAGATTTTAGAGTTTATATTTATAAATAATAAAAAATCAACCGAAATCTCTAGTACTCTAAAGGTTGATTTTTTATTCTAATATATTACACTTTAAATATATTACTATAATAATGTTTGGACTAATTCTTTGCTTGGTGAAGGTAATACTACAGTTCCTATAATATCTCCACCCTCTTCAAGCTTAGATTCTGCTGCTTCTATGGCTGCTTTTACTGCTGATACCTCTCCTGTAAGAATAACATATCCTTTACCACCAAGGCCTCTTGCTATTCTTATTTCTAATAGTTCTACATTAGCTGCTTTTAACGCTGTATCACCTGCAATTACAGAAGCAACAGCTGACATTGTTTCAATAACACCAATAGATGAAATATTATCAAAATCACAAGTTGCTGTTATTGCTGGAAATACTTTTTCATGCACACTAGCTATTGTGTATTCACTTATAAGATAGCTAAGTCCCACTTCCTTACCAACGCCCACAGCATTTGTAACATCTCCTACATCTCCTGCTAATATTACTATATATTTACCTGGACACATTGGAGTTGCTAATATAATTTCTACATTAGCAGATTTAACCATTTCATCTGCTGCTTGAATTCCTTTTGCAATACTTTTAAACTCTAGTAATCCAATAGATTTTCTCATTTCACTCTCTCCTTTCTAGTTATCTTATCTCCTAATAATAATACTATCATCATTTATTTCTTTTATAACACCATCTATACTTGCATGAATCTTTGCCCCTAGCTTATCATTAGGTATATCTCCTATAAGATCACCTTTTTTAACTCTATCTCCAATATTAACTATTGGTTCTGCTTTAGCTCCTATATGTTGAGATCTTAATATTACAACTTCTGAAAAATCATATTCCTCATTTTTAAGTGGTGCTTCAACATCATATTTTTCTATATTTAATCTTTGCTTAAGCTTATGAACTGGGAATTTTCTATATTCTCTGAAATCATCTGCTTTTTCTGGAGCATTATGATTAGGATTTTTAATTCCATTTTTAGCTAACTCGCTTTTAAAAAAACTATTTAGCTTCCAAGGTTGAAGTCCCATTACACAAACCTGTTCACAAAGTCCACATTCACTGCATAAAAATGAGGCTGTTGGTAAAATTTCTTTACTGCAAGTTCCACCATAGCTTGCAATCCTCATCATCTTATCTGGTTCTAACTTATGTCCTAATAAATGTCTTGGACATACCTCAGTACACATTGAACAATGACAACATGCTGCTCTTGCTTGTTTTAACATAGCTTGTATGTTTCTTTTCTTTGAAACAACTATATTGTGACTCTTAGGTATAACTATTAATCCTTTAGTGTTTTTCTTTATAGGTCTATCAATATCTTCTATTAATTTACCCATCATAGGACCACCGTCAATAATTTCAAACTCATCAATCAATGTCCCACCAGCTAATTCAAGAGCTTGTCTTACTGATATTCCAATGGGAACTTTAACCGTAATAGGATTTTTAACTTCGCCTGTAATAGTTAAATATTTTTCAGTAACTGGCTTTCCTTCTAAAGCATTATATAGATTTAATAATGTTTCAACGTTAATAACTATAACCCCAACATTTAAAGGAATCCCACCTTCTGGAACAACTCTTTTAGTTACTTCATAAACAGTAATTTGTTCATCTCCTGCTGGATAAAAATTTCCAAGTTCAAATAATTCTAATTTTGAATATTCTCCTAATTTTTCATTTAAATTTTTCATTGCTGACTTGTATTTACCCTTTAACGCAATAACACCTTTAGTTGCTTCAGTTTGCTCTACTATTTTGTTTAATGCATATAAAAGTTCAGCAGATTTTTCGGCCATCAATTGTTGATCTACTTTCAGAAGTGGTTCACATTCAGCACCATTTACAATAACATATTCAACTTTTGCATTTAATTTTACATGAGTTGGAAAACCAGCGCCACCTGCACCAATTAATCCACCATCTTTTATTAAATCTAAAAAGTTCTTTTCCACTAATCTCATCTCCAATTCTATTTAATAGAGAAATTATCTACCATTACACATCTTCTTTTTCTTGTAAATGTTCTTGCAGATGTTAAACCTTCCCCTGTTGGTCCTGCAATAGTAAATGTTCCATGACCTTCTGCACCATATCCAATTCCTGCATATGATGGAGCATTTTTAACAAATATAGTTGTTTGTACTGCTTTAGCAAATTTACTTAAATTATCTATGTGTTTTGAGTGCATTATAGCAGTATGTCTATTTCCATGTTCAAGCTCAACACCAAGGTCTATAGCCTCATCTACATTTCTAACCCTTATAACTGGTAAAATTGGCATCATAAGTTCTTCAACTGCAAATGGATGATTTGCTTCAACTTCAGCAAATATAACTCTTATGCTTGGATCTATATTAACTCCTAACTTACTCATTATATAGTCGGCATTTTTTCCAACAAATTTTTTATTTATAGTTCCATTCTCTGTTAAAACAAGTTTTTCTAATTGTGCAAGCATATTTTTATCAGTTATTTCTAACGCACAATATTTTGACATACAAGTCTTTAAGTAATCTGCAACTTTGTCTACTACTATTACTTCCTTTTCACAGATACATGGTAAATTATTATCAAAACTACAGCCATCTATAATATCAACTGCAGCTTTTTCAATATCAGCAGTTTCATCAACAACTACTGGTGGATTTCCTGCTCCAGCTCCTATTGCCTTTTTACCACTTGATAATGCTACTTTAACAATTCCAGGTCCTCCTGTTGCACAAATCATATTAACTTTTGGATGAGCTAACATTATATTAGTACTTTCAATATTTGGATTTCTAACAGTAACTATAAGATTCTTAGGTCCGTTTACTCTTTCTATTGCTTTATTAATAAGTTGTATTATAAATACTGAAACATCTTTTGCTCCTGGATGAGGTGAAAATACAACTGTATTACCTCCTGCAAGCATTGATATTCCGTTGTTTATTATTGTTTCAGTTGGATTAGTTGATGGTGCAATTGCTCCTATAACTCCAAATGGTGACATTTCATAAAGAGTTAATCCACCATCTCCAGTTTTAACACCAGCTTCAAGGTCTTCTACCCCCGGAGTTTTATCTAATGCAAGATTATTTTTAAGTATTTTATCTTCATATCTACCCATTCCAGTTTCTTCAAAAGTTCTACGAGAGATTTCTTCTACATTTTTTCTCACTTCTGCTTTAAATGCTTCAATTATTTCAGTTCTTTTATCCAATCCAACTTTTCTATATTCTTGTTCTGCTATCCATGCTTGTTCTATAGCATCATTTATATCTTCAAATACACCATGTTCACCAATTGGCATTGTAGGAGTATTCACAAATCCCATTATTTTCTTTTCAATATCTACTAATGGATTTACTTCTTTTGGGACAGCGGCAGTAGTTATAGTCCCTTGTTCTTTCTCATTCCCTGTAAGCTCTTTAACAATATTCTTAACTATACTTTCTATATCTATCATATTGAAATCATTCATTCTATTTTCCCCCTAATTTCATTCTTTACTTACTTCAACGCTATCTACTATAGCAATAATAGCTCTATCTATAGGTGCATCCTTAGCATTAAATTGTTGATGTGCTGCATAACCAGTTGCTACTAATACAAGTTCACCATTACCTGCTCCTACAGAATCTATAGCTACTTCAATATTTCCTGCTGGATTATATTCTGGAGTTAATGGTTGTACCATAAGCATTTTCTTTCCTACTAGACCTTGACTTTTGGTTGTTGCCACCACTACTCCAACCACTTTTGCTAAATACATATTTTTGCCCTACCTTTTTATAATTTGTATTCCAAGCTCTTCTGATAAATCTTTTGCAAGAGATGTAATTATAGAATTACTTGGAATTACAATTTTTTTATTCCCACTATTATTAGAAATATCTTCACTTGAAATCACCTTTTTATTTATTTTAAACTCTAAAGTTTTGTAATTTTCATTAAATTCATTTTTAAAATTACTTGATACGATTTCATTTATATTACCATCATCTATTTTAGATTTAACTTTAGGTAAAATATCTTCATTAAAATCTTTTTTTATTATAGAATCAAATATATTCTCTGAATTAACAAACTTTATTCCATAAGATTCTAATCTATCTAAATATCCCTTAATCATGTTCATATATGGAACTGGAATATTTTTGTATGGATTTTTTCTTATATTTGATTCTCTAAACTCAACGCCCTCTTTAGAAAT
This genomic interval carries:
- a CDS encoding DHHA1 domain-containing protein; the encoded protein is MQKLYYEDQYLKKFTAEIDEIKEVGNEFHIVLNKTAFFPGGGGQRHDLGKIDEIEVLNVYEKDDLIYHVLDRKPSRIHNVKCSIDWLRRLDGMNHHLAQHILSASFFKLFNINTIAVHHGNEFSTIDFNSILTEEQVRSCEKYANDVIGESLDVEFLTPTKRELKNMKLRRDLPDTNEQIRIVKIDDLDLNACCGVHPKSTLDLRLIKIKKYEKHKKGSRIEFITGSKAVSDSLEKDSFANSMCKYLNCNEKEALNGIENLKLELKNVLNENKNISIELSNYEIKEIIENSAQINDINIIKYVYNNKTLKFVNTIISQITEKDNKIALIALVNDDKINLIFSCSKNIKNVNMGELLKDAIVLIDGRGGGNQTMAQGAGKNLLNLDNTLDYAFNKLKSIL
- a CDS encoding BMC domain-containing protein, with protein sequence MRKSIGLLEFKSIAKGIQAADEMVKSANVEIILATPMCPGKYIVILAGDVGDVTNAVGVGKEVGLSYLISEYTIASVHEKVFPAITATCDFDNISSIGVIETMSAVASVIAGDTALKAANVELLEIRIARGLGGKGYVILTGEVSAVKAAIEAAESKLEEGGDIIGTVVLPSPSKELVQTLL
- a CDS encoding 4Fe-4S dicluster domain-containing protein, producing MEKNFLDLIKDGGLIGAGGAGFPTHVKLNAKVEYVIVNGAECEPLLKVDQQLMAEKSAELLYALNKIVEQTEATKGVIALKGKYKSAMKNLNEKLGEYSKLELFELGNFYPAGDEQITVYEVTKRVVPEGGIPLNVGVIVINVETLLNLYNALEGKPVTEKYLTITGEVKNPITVKVPIGISVRQALELAGGTLIDEFEIIDGGPMMGKLIEDIDRPIKKNTKGLIVIPKSHNIVVSKKRNIQAMLKQARAACCHCSMCTEVCPRHLLGHKLEPDKMMRIASYGGTCSKEILPTASFLCSECGLCEQVCVMGLQPWKLNSFFKSELAKNGIKNPNHNAPEKADDFREYRKFPVHKLKQRLNIEKYDVEAPLKNEEYDFSEVVILRSQHIGAKAEPIVNIGDRVKKGDLIGDIPNDKLGAKIHASIDGVIKEINDDSIIIRR
- a CDS encoding aldehyde dehydrogenase family protein, yielding MNDFNMIDIESIVKNIVKELTGNEKEQGTITTAAVPKEVNPLVDIEKKIMGFVNTPTMPIGEHGVFEDINDAIEQAWIAEQEYRKVGLDKRTEIIEAFKAEVRKNVEEISRRTFEETGMGRYEDKILKNNLALDKTPGVEDLEAGVKTGDGGLTLYEMSPFGVIGAIAPSTNPTETIINNGISMLAGGNTVVFSPHPGAKDVSVFIIQLINKAIERVNGPKNLIVTVRNPNIESTNIMLAHPKVNMICATGGPGIVKVALSSGKKAIGAGAGNPPVVVDETADIEKAAVDIIDGCSFDNNLPCICEKEVIVVDKVADYLKTCMSKYCALEITDKNMLAQLEKLVLTENGTINKKFVGKNADYIMSKLGVNIDPSIRVIFAEVEANHPFAVEELMMPILPVIRVRNVDEAIDLGVELEHGNRHTAIMHSKHIDNLSKFAKAVQTTIFVKNAPSYAGIGYGAEGHGTFTIAGPTGEGLTSARTFTRKRRCVMVDNFSIK
- a CDS encoding EutN/CcmL family microcompartment protein — protein: MYLAKVVGVVVATTKSQGLVGKKMLMVQPLTPEYNPAGNIEVAIDSVGAGNGELVLVATGYAAHQQFNAKDAPIDRAIIAIVDSVEVSKE
- a CDS encoding flavoprotein; the protein is MNFDEIVQIVLKEVMSQLENKSFISKKAVVFFTGNTVGLEECITELEKLKIQGIKLKAVLSKHASQIIDRNIINKIFNNEDIYIDGDLEDSNHIYDEEFDLLIGATLSINSLSKVANGISDTMPTALISKCILSGTKVIISKEGVEFRESNIRKNPYKNIPVPYMNMIKGYLDRLESYGIKFVNSENIFDSIIKKDFNEDILPKVKSKIDDGNINEIVSSNFKNEFNENYKTLEFKINKKVISSEDISNNSGNKKIVIPSNSIITSLAKDLSEELGIQIIKR